In Cryptococcus gattii WM276 chromosome B, complete sequence, the DNA window tccttttcttcctttcgAGCTTGGATTTCTTCCTGGCTCTCAATGCCCTCAGCTTTTTATTGCGAACACCTTTCACTCTGATCAATTTCCGCTCAAAAACCTTAACAATCTTTCCAAGCACTGATTTCTTCCAACCTATTGACTGAGCGGCACATTTAAGTACCGTTTCGTACTGTTTAGGTAGCATACCTGCTCGATCGGACGTTGAATATGAGCGAATCTTTTCGCCGGGTGTGAGAGGGAGTGGTTCACTCGAATGAGTCGAAGATGAGATCTCAGTATGTGGAATGGTTAGAAGTGAAGAGTGATATGCTGCCCAAGTGTTTAGTGGGATTAATGATGGTGGTTGCGGCTtgaaaggaggaagaggaaaacGGCTGGCATCTGAGGAACTGTTAGTTACATTCAACAATCAATGCAGGTAGGAATTTACCTTGGATAGGCGCTCGGTGATCTAGAAGGATTTCTTCGCTTTTGTTGAGGAACGCATCGAGTTCATCCTCCGGCATGCTTATGAAGTTACTGTGATTTAATTATGGTAAGTGAATTTTAGAAACAATTCGCTATGCTATACTCACAGTTTCTTAGAAGGTCCTCTATCGCGAGTTTTGAACAGGCCGTTCTCAAATCTTTCACAGAGTTCTTTCAACCAAGGAGCTTCCCCAGGAAGACCAACGACAGGGTCCTCATACACGATTGCCTTTCTTCAGTAGATATCAGGGTTGATCACTAGGAGAAAGCATAATCCACGCACCTAGGTTGACCGTCTAACCCATAGATCATTTTCATTACAATAACCCATGCCGCAGCTATGCTAACCTCTGGTGGTAACTCGTCGTACATCATCTTGGTTCTCTCGTACGTTTCCCAtacctcctctcccttcgccttccctctgtctttttcttctccttcttgttcttcctcctcctccaactCATCGTCATCAAACTCATTATCACTCagcttttctttcccttcccccTTTCTTTCCCCTACTCGTTGATCTTCTCCAGGACTTCCTgtcctctttctctttccatctttttTGCTTGATATCGAGTCATTCCCTAATCTACGACCTCTGACGGGACGCGTGACGAGAGCCGTGTGACGAGTGATGAGGCGAAAATTGATTTTCATGAGACGTAATAAGCGAATGGTCATTTGATGTATTGTGGCTACGTGATAAATCAGCTTCCAAAGCACTCGTGTTACTCCATTCATAACCTTTAAGGGGTAGTGGGAGGATGACAGATGTATTGCGAACCCCAAATCATATGATGACCACCCATAAAAAGAACAGGCCAAAGAAATAAAATGTATCACTTACGATTGCCTCCCAGACAGGAAATGATCCGCCAGCTGACAGGATAAAGGTTGAATGGAGGTATTTCTACTCCATATTTCCGTTTCAGCATACGCGCAAAGAGACGGCAGGAATCGTGGATTTTGACTGGATTTGGGGAGCGCTAAATTTGTAGATTAAGTACATGCGGTAGCAAGAGTATGATAACGCACGGATGGTGTAAGGGCTTGCATGACATCTTTATCCATGTGCTTTTTCATTTCATCAGGAATATATGTGGTGTGACCAAAGTCGATGAAAGGTATTGCCATAGTACTGATCAAACTTTGCATCGCGTTAGCATTAATCTTATCTGCGCAAAGCATACTCACCGCTCAACATCTAAACCCATAATCGGGACTCTAATTATCCAGAGGGCGACCACGAGTGTAGTAATAGTGTCCGAGGCTCGCAGTGGCCTTTTCCTCTTGAATCGAGTatctccttttttcttATCATCCATATTTGACTGATCgacttcctcctccttaTCTGACTCCTCTAAGCGCTTTATTATCTCTGGGTCCACATCAGGcccttcctccccctcatcatcgtcatcatcgCTTTCAGACTTGGAAGCGTCAGAGTCTTCATAATCAGGGTGGAGTTGATATGGATCAGGATGTTGTATAATCTCGTCATCAGAATCTTGTTCCCCGTCTTCCTCAAAGACATATTTGAACTCGGGGTGGTTATATGGGATAGGTGGAGGGGTAGGCGGGCGCATAGGTTCTTGTTTTTCAGGTATTTGGGGGAGTGGCAGTTCTGGGAGAGTAGACATAAGAAGCTGGTAGGTCCAAAGGTCTTTCACGATCATCTGCACAAAGCCCATGGTCAGCCGATCACCAATGGTAGGTTACACGACAGATTGAGCTGGAGTGACTAGGAATCATAATACACACCTCGAACGCATCTGGGAGATTCCACAGCTTTCTCAAAGCATGAACTTGATGCCTCAGGAGCAATTGAAAGGCCTGCAGCTTCAGAATCTCTGCTTGGGGTCCATGAAAGACTGTCACCATCATCAGCTCCGGTTGCGACCGTCACATAGCACTCTTTGACGCACATTCTTGATTCTTTCGTCCCTCCATTTTCCTCTTATTATACCGAGGAGCCTTGGCCAGTCTACGTCTTGTGAGAGCATAGTTAACAGCTCCGTCCACGACATGCAGCTCCGAGCGAAAATCCTGATCGACAGTCAGCTGCATAGTTAGTTACGATGGCAATGAGACCACGCACTTGGAGAACATGGCCGTCCTCGCATATTGCACTTCCTGTAATTCTATCTCTTTTCCACTTTGTGGAGCCACATACCGGGCActttctggccatcgcTATGGGTTTGTTGTATAGTATATGGTTTGTATGAGGTTCATAGGGCAAGTCGCcgaggaaagagaaagtGGAGGTTGCCGGATAAAAATATtaaaaaaaggagagaaaaaTAAATTTCCGGGCTCCCTCCACCTTCTGAGGTTTGTATGTCTAGCCAAATATTCAACATCTGCCTTTAATCGACAAAAAACATCCATAAAAAATGGCAAAGATCAAGAAGCGAGGAGAGTCCGGAGCGTTAGTATGACCACCACTCATAGGGATCACCAGCTGACAGTTATATAGGGCCAAAAACTATGTCACGAGAAACCAGGCCTTAAAAAAGCTGCAGATTTCTCTCTCCGACTTTAGGCGTCTCTGTATTTTGAAGGGTATGTCCATGATGGCACGATATGAATTAGAAACTAATCCTTGAGCTAGGTATCTACCCTCGTGAGCCTCTCAACAAGAAGCGCGCCAACAAGGGCTCTTCGGCTCCTGCTTCATTCTACTATCACAAGGACATCCAGTATCTTCTCCACGAGCCTCTGCTTGTCAAGTTCCGAGAGCACAAGGCATTTGCCAAAAAGCTTGCCAGGGCCATCGGAAGACAAGAATGGGGGTTGGCGAAGAACTTGGAAGATGCTAAGCCAGTGGCGAGATTGGATCATCTTGTCAAGGAGAGGTGAGTACTCATTGGGTCGTTTTTTGAAAACTTTCATCTAATGGCCGACGTCTAGATATCCCACATTCACTCTTGCACTTCAAGATCTTCAGGATCCCCTAAACCTTGTCCACCTTTTCTCCACCCTTCCCACCAACCCTGTCCCTGGAAAGACTCTTGTTCCTTCTGAAATCATTGCCGAGTGCAACCGTCTTATTTCTGAATGGAAGCTCTGGGCCATCAGAACTCACTCACTTCGAAAGATGTTCCTCGGTATCAAGGGCGTCTACTATGAGTGTGAGGTCCCCGGTCAGGGTGGTGAGCCTGTCAGGGTGAGGTGGCTTGAAGGTTTCGAGTTCCAACAACACGTCCCCCACGATGTCGACTTTAGGATTCTTTTGACTTTCCTTGACCTTTACAGGACTATGGTTGGATTTGTGCTTTTCAAGCTCTACACCGATGAAAACCTTGTGTATCCTCCTCCTTTGGACGTCGAGCTCGATGAGCAAGGAGAGTCTGTCGGCGCATTCAAGCTTGTTGAGAGAAAGGCTGCTGAGGGTGCCGATGGCAAGACTCAGGTGTCTAAGAAGGCTGTCCGAAAGGCCATCAAGGGCATCAAGGCAGCTGGTGATGACGCTGATGTGGACATGGATGAAGATGCTGAGGAGGCCaacgaggaagaggacgaggacTTTGTAGAGCGACCTAGCAAGGCTCAAGAGGTTGACGACGTTGCTTCGGCTCCTCTCACTACTTACAACTCTCTCCTCGCCACTTCTTCTACCCCTGCCCGGCAAaaccttctcttctccccttACACCTTTTATCTTTCCCGAGAAACCTCTTCCAGAACTTGGGAATTCGTCGTCCGTGCCATGGGCGGCAAGGTCATCACCTCGCTCACCGCTCCCACCCCAGCCGATGCCCCCAATGTCGACTCTATCACCCACGTTATCATCGACCGACCTATCACCGCCgagaggatgagggagatggaagCTGGTAGGAAGTGGGTCTGGATCCAACCTCAATGGGTTGCGGACTGTGTGAACAAACAAAAAATCATTAGCAGCGAAGGCTATGGCCCTGGTCAGCTTCTCCCTCCTCATCTCAGTCCTTGGGACGGTGAGGGTGAGTTGTACAGGCCCTGGTTGGAAGAGCAAGGTGGGAAGGCTGCCGAGGGCGAGGAAggtgaggatgaggaggaagctGCCGAGCAGGATGAGGACGAGTctgaggatgaagaagagaaagacAAGGAGGAAGTTGCCGCTGAATACCCTCCCGCTCTCCTCGCTGCCGCTCAGAACCCCTCAGATGCTTCTCTCCTCCACGCCGCTGAACTCGAAGCCGAGACCAACGGTGTTTCTCACTCTGCTTTCCGCGCTCAACTCAAAGAGGCCACCAAGGTTCACGCCAAGAAGGTTCCTGTCTCTcagaaagagaagaaaggagaggaggattTGAGGAAGATCATGATGAGCAACAAGAAGGCTAAGCTCTACGAAAAGATGCAGTACTCCAATCGCGAAAGGGCTGctgagaaggagaagctcgagaagaagagaaaggctatcgagaagaggaaggcCAAGGCTTAGTTTAGAGATAGGGGACATGTGCGATTCACTTTCGGCTCTCTATTGCATCTTGTTTAGACATACCCATGTACTTGTTTGATATAGCTACATCACGTCTTGGCAATTACTACTACTGAACCATGTTTCATGACTTTAAGAACTTCGGTGAGCAAGAGTAGGTGTGGCTTGGTTGACGGGCATGACGACTGAAAAGAAAGTCAGTCTGGTATACATTTCCTTGGGGATCAGTTGTCTTACAAAGTTGCGCAATATTGACATGCGCAGGCCTAGAGGCACACCAAACGATTTCTTCGGCAATATCCTGAGCAACCACTGACCAACTCGTCAGCCTCGTTGCCATTTTTACTTTGGAATGTAACACGCACAGGGCTGAATCCCCTTGTAAACGGCATCAGCAGCGTCCTTGTCGCCCCTGAACCTGACAATGGAGAACTCTGTCTCCACCATACCCGGTTGAACCTCACAGACTCTGATGGGGGTGTTGACAAGTTCTCTCAATAAACTGCCGGTGAAAGCGGCAAGGGCATGCTTGGTAGCGCAGTAGATGGAGCCGCCAGCGTAAGGTTCACGACCGGCAATAGAACCGAGGTTGATGATCATGCCAGCGTTTCGTTGCTTGAATTGACGAACAAAGATCTGAGTCAAGTGAATGAGACCGAGGACTGGAAAAGTATAATTGTTCAGTATGGTAAAATAAATCATATATATGGCAGCTTACCGTTGGTTGAGAACATCACATTGATGTCATCGTCGGCTGCAGGACATTTATACTGGGTAAGCTCAACATTTCAATCAACGACGAGAGGATGTGTGACTAACAAATGTCTAACGTGAAGTACCATCGCTTATCAGCCTCATTCCTCCATTCATTCAGGATGATAACATACCTCCCACTTGTTCTTTACCTCTTACCATACCTGCATTGTTGACAAGACTGTGAGAGACACTCGAATTAGATTATACATTACTTGCCAACCAACAACCATGCACACTGACATGTCAACTTCCAAGCCTTCAAGCTTACCGGGGATGGCATCCAAGTGTTCGTTCTTCTGCATGTCCGCTTCGATAACTACCACTTTACCGCCCTCCTTTAACCCAGACTCTTTGTGGGCAGCTTCACATTTGGCTTTCACTGCTTGAAGCTTGTCCGCTCGTCGAGCCATGAGGACGACATTGGATCCGCATTTGGCGAAGAGTTCGGCGGTTGAGGCACCGATACCGGCAGAGGCACCAGTCACAAGGACTTGAATAAGATATCAGGATGGTACGTCTTTGAGTACATAGCTATTGGAGAGCATACCAGTTTTACCAGCCAATCTATGTCGTCAAGTTACAAGTTAGCCGCATAACTTTTACCAGATAAGAAAAGGGGCATGCTGTGAACGTACCGAGAGGTGTTGAACACAGACATGGTTCTGATCTGTTGTAGGACCACTTTTCTTCTAGTTTGGAGTAGTAAAAGATTCGTTGTTGTTTTTGTCAAGATATTAAACATTGTTTTATAGCTGAAGTCAACTCTCCGGAGGGGCAGTGGCCGGAACGAACGGGAGGGATGTGAAATGGTTATATGGACGGAAGCTAATTGTGTGCCGAAAGACCTCGGCTAAATCGCAACTGCCGACCACCGAGATAACGACAATGAACGACACTGTGGGGCAACGCCCGACCCCTACGAGTTTAAGTGATAAAATGTCTAATGCGTGAGCTCCCAACGCAACGCAAACAGGCTCCTGCTATAGGGAGCTTAATGTCAATACTTATTAGTCTGAGTAATAAGCACAagagggaaaaagaaaggTTGTCTATTGCTCTCCGCATTCAGCAACCTCCGCTCACACTCTCCGTCGGTTGTTCACTTCGGATTCTCCGGTGATAACTCCGTCTTCCGCTTGACTGCTTGATCTCACCTTTTCTCCAAGAGTGCTTGATGATGTAGAAGAAGCTTGTGTAGTCTATTGGCTGTGGTACAATATTCATTGAGTTGCTAATATGATTTGCAATGCTACATACACGTATCTATACAACATTGCTGTTGTGACGAACTATAAACTGGCGCTTCATGGAGTCATAAACCATTCTACAATAATGTTCTTCACTTCTACTGCCACTATTACTCTGCACCATTAAGGCTGCACATACCGCGCTATTGAAATTATCAGTGACTGCCTATTTATAAGGGCAGAAATGCACTCACATCAATAATCCCCTCACTTCGTTCACTGGCGTCACTGCCTGTTGCACCATGCCTAAAAAAACCTTGCAATTCGGCTATGCAGTCATTGCCCTCACCATCTGATAGGGCAACCCTACTGTAATACAACGATTATATCTTGTCTGGAAAGGCCAGTGACGGACATATGGCGGTATGCAAAGAACACTGagccttcatacagcaTCCAGCCCCGTCCGATCAAGGAAAttaagctgaagagcgctcAGTTAGTACCATGGTGGGGACCACGTGCGAATCCGGATACCGTGGCTTCCATTTTTgcttttccttttttttttttttctttttggcATGGAACAATATACGTTTTTTTCCTAGTGTATAGAGGAGGTTTGCGggatggaaagagagaTGAACCTTTTATCTTGCTACCCCAGCAGCGCCAAAGGAGGACTGGTACTTCCCGCGGCCCCAGCAGcaccatcttcatcctcgaAGAAATGCCCAAGATTGTGCAACGTCCCAACAAGATCGCCAATTGACGCATTATCCATGACCATTGATTCATTTGTGGGTGGTGAAGCAGGAATGTCAAGACTGACTTGGCTCGCATTTGGCCCGAACGATCGCATGTCTGCGAATTGGACGACTGAGAAATGTGCAGATGCTGCTCTGGTCTCGGTAGCACAGGTATTGAAGACAGCACGAACGTTTTCTCGAGTGAGGGTCGATAGCTCTTTTGCCTTTGGCACACTCCATCCACTTTCCTCTACCACTCCAAACACTTCACCGTAGCCAGGTAACATTGCACCATTATCGCCAGTAGCTATTGCCGTAGCAGTCACCGGCATGTCTAGGACATCAAGCGCTTGAGAAGCATGCTTAGTAGTAAGCAATCTCAGGAGAGGCTGCAAAAGTTCATTCCCGTGCGCTTGGAGCGGTACTCTAGCTTCCGGAGATTGAAGGACCAACTTGAGTACTTGCATACTCTTTTCTCTCATCCAATCATACGTGTTGAGAACGAAGCCCAAAAGGAGCGTGACGATATCCAAAGCATGGGTAGGCATGTAGTCGCGCAAAAGACTTGCTGCTTGACGGATAAAGTCATCTTTGGACCTGAAGCGGACTTTGGCGAATGAAGTAAGGAGACGGGAAAAACCAGCTTGACCTTGTTGGTCTGCTATCTCAGCCAGGTCGAGCGCCATACCAGCTAGCTCTTCGTTAGGTTCTCCAAGATCTGTCGAGTGAAGCATCCAGGGTAAGGCGGCAATGAAACCGTGGATCAATCGGTCATTCGGGGCATCAATCAACTCATCGTGGGAAGCACTAGTTAGACGGCGAATAAGGTCAAATGTCAAGAATGCTGTTTTCGACGATCGCAAGCCGACTAGAAGTAGAGATTGAAGATAAGGTGGGGGGCCGACCCAATCTGCCGGCCGATACGAATTGAGAAGTTGAACAACCGCTGGATCGGAGAGGTTAGTTTTGTCCAGAACATGCGAGAGCAATTCTATAACTTCGGAAAATTCGGTCTCGTAGGGCGTAGTGAGGCATGCAAGACTACACCAGAAGATCTGGGGATATGCCAATGCTTCGGCTTGGCTGAGAGACTGTACGATAGAGGCGAACGTTCGGAGTACCTCTGAGTTAAAAGTCTGGATTTCAGGGGATGAGCTGCCTATCGTACTTGAAAGACGTGCCAGAATATCCGAGACCATGCGTGGGTTGACCTTAGGAGAAAGAATACGCAGAACTTGGAAAGATCGACAAGCCAAATGCCGCATTGGGCATGTAGTGGCCCAGCTCAAAGCAAGTTCGCCCCAATGCTGGCGAACCTTGGGTTGTAGAGGGAGGAGAATCCCAAGAATCTTTACAACAAGTGTAGTCATTTTGGTAGGCGCAAGAAATGCGACGTCGGTCCCGCCCATATCGTCACTCTGCCAAAACGTGTTTCTGGTTCGCGCCAGCGAGGTCACCTGGTGCTCAGCTGACGCCCAAATCGCATGCGCGTCTTTAGATGGCACTCTGGAAAAGTCACAGATCCACGCTCTGAGAACTTGGAAGAGCACGATCTGTGCTTGCTCTCTCAGCGTTGATGAAGGGTGATCACATTGTATGAGAGCAGCATGCAGTAGAGCCGGCAGTTTCTGAGGCAGATCTACATCTCCGAGTCGATGGGGTAGCAGCTCACTCGCGAAAATTAACGCCAACTGCCCTGTGGAGAATGTTTGTGACTTTGTCGAAGGTGCGCTCATAATAGTGTCAAGATTTGCAAGTGATGACATGGGACTTGGCGGCACATCCGCGTCAGGTAAGGCGACCATGGCGTTGGGCTCGACTAAATTGCAAATATCCTCGAAGATTGAATCTGCGACCGGGCTGCTAGCAAGGCAAGCGATAATCCTCTGAGCATGCTCGACAAAATCAGGCGATCTTCGTTTTCCACCTTGCTCAAATAGGAACTTGACAAGCGCGGTTGTATTTTCTGATTTAATGCTATCAGATCCGACAAATGAAAGGATGATCCCCTTAACCTCTTCGATATAATCATCGCCAAACCTCACGCCTAAGTAGACGAGGTTATGCAGTGCTTTCAACTGTCTTGTAACTTGCTCAGCCTCAAGTTCAGATGTGTCTGATACCACCTCCAAGTGCTGTGCCCAAGGGCTAATTATACACAGCGTGGCTTGTCGCCGCGGAGCTTCAAGCTGGCTCAAGCGAACAGTACACTCGCTGAGGAACTCGAAAGAGCTATCGGCATAGATTGCAGCCAGCTGACTGGACAATATGGTCTGGGCCTTCCGATAAATAACCTGGGAAAAACTGCCGACTGATGGGAGCATTTTACTTGCTGCGATTTGGTGCTCTGGAAGCACGAATAGAGCTTCTATCAGTTGGAAAGCTCGTTGTCGGATATGGGAGACAGGATGACCAAGCTTTGACAGGGTTAGACACGCGATCTGTTCGATAGGCAAAGTAATAAGACCCTCGGATAGAAGGTCCGCCACGACACCAAAGAAGGATGAGTCAAGGGGAAACTGTTCGCCTTCACCAAATGACTGGTGCAAAACCTCATCCAAAAGACGCTCACATTGCCAGTTGTATTTGAGCAAAGCAAACAAAGCTCTCCTTTAAAAATATTAGTTATCACTCTGAACAACTAAGATCACCGCAACTTACTTTCCGGTCACATTATGCGATGCATTTCCAGACCCGAACATACCTCTTATCCACCTCAATACTAAAAGTGGCTCTACAATATGCTCTGACGCTTGTTGTGCGGGGCTTGAGTCAGAGACTGATATCAACTTTCCTTGCTGTGGATGACCATCAGCTACTAATCCCTCGTCAAACCACAATCAGCTTGACTCACGCAAAGTCCTGCCATAGCCTCTGCTGCCGCCATCGACAGTAGCTTAGTCTTGTTCTGCAAATTATCCAGATATGTCGCCTTATCTTTTTCGCCCTTGTAACCCCCCGCGGCCGCCTGCAGCATTTGACTTTCTCTGGCCTTTGCAACATCAGGCCGACGCCCGACCAGGCACCACTCAGTACACAGTTTGAAAATGGCACCGCGCATGTCTTCACCCAAGAAGCGGTGCGAGGAATCTAGCTTACCAAGGGCATTGGTAAGGTTTTCAACAACGACGCAAAATGAGCGACGAAGATTCTGAAGGTCGAAATCCTCCTTGACAGATCGATCAGATAAGAGGGAGTATGTGAGTTTAACGAAGCCTATCATAGACGACAAGTTTGCGAGGTGAGAACTAGATTTGGTGTCGAGGACAAGAGGCGAAATGAGTCGGAAAATGTGTGCGAGCGCAGTCCAGATGTTGGCGTTTGGCGTCTTCTTGGTGGTACCCTCTCGCGATGTCCCCCCAACCTTTGTGCCATCCATCAGCCGCCTAGCCAAGGTCAGCAGTTGTTCAGCCAATGGCCTCAACATCCCCTGCCTGATCGACCCCAAAGCATGAACAGCCGCATCCTTGAACCGCGGATCTTCCCACCCTAGCAGTGACGTCAAATACGTAAACAAGCCTGGTGAattgatggtatcttgATTGAGAATGATCATCTCTTTGGCTGTCGATCTCTGTATCGGAGGCGTGGATGGAGGAGGGCCATTTGGATTCGGCGGACTAAGTGTAGCGCATAAAACACTGTGATAAGCCCTCCAATGCTCTGCAAGAACGGCAACGTCCGATGAGGTCTTGGTGGATGCATATCGACCACCATTCCGACTCGGTGTCCCGCGCATAGCACCCCCTGCCACAACTGCCACATGCGCTTGTAATCTCAACACCAAACCACCTACAACAGATCTCAATTCGTGTGCAGCGCTTGGCAACGTCTCTGCAGCTTTTCCAATGAAGTACGGTAATACAGCTAGCCATAGCGT includes these proteins:
- a CDS encoding Cell polarity protein, putative (Hypothetical Protein): MMEEIVIPNLEDDEDDFLPALARPVFGAASSTSSLPDTDSYGHRTNLSSDSSYPAKFGATTPTRPALPKASASFSVNTGHGFGQDARLGKFSNASSSSLVTSGTSISSSLALTPGKRPGLASKSSLASFKNAFKSSNTMMPPIPMFDSKSGAPGYPALKNPFSRFDSPVSPKSAGFKISSTGKIPSTSSPAMARYQSSDGGRKYSIASSHRSQGGRSMTSQGSSNFRADDYPMPALPPIPTRQTPSRIGRHGSDTGSFVTGRRNGSADLDGLYPAATPAEEALRVVFKEFREVASSKVHKICARPLNSHPSLSSFLDIGVDPQFDSIITSLSQCATRHARRVIDLLMAWCRDYCGNIGASEVRTHLDRSIGLQIKVEEAAAILQARKSSAARFIMNRALIELLKIIPKDSLDQELGMTLEQNAFNAYRSEKLEDVIQFPHRKAVSQLQVELLGQLSKTRFLTVSDRFIRELSKYATNQQPTKESEAKIEHLLKGMRQLQLKVYPEEELELSAEFLQSLSTFFATAHGQSLKIAYAETISYLLHSVVETATAEVNHPIWSQAIAVILERAVGMVSKARYWGAAFPLMVTAMGVSPREGFMQQWQGVIDAILAKFKDRNLRPIAMGALIRLLWIYLHRCSESSTSTRKRLDPLIRILFHSSPMSPIYPPDIPIEAFITVLHYVMTRQIEYGKELVSDFLGGRAVAGEGGADRATALVRAIDYTLRAIELEKAAVWPQYPDFNKFRLEGYESSGEVLPFETVSKAEVRDLLKKCGPSFLNTLVDCDNDVRHLLLSNDAVTLSGHTSSNTMTNPVDSITVKHGDVYVSYPARFAARLRLMGAIVDTLPRCLPSDAKWGDLASILSRATFSVDPKLCASAANALKRISQDPQKCLLLVTTYRGFVFETRHVFKDAFIGARLFESQFQRVIRLWLDMLQSLVGHQRVAEAQAQADEGEPDIPSIESSQIAQIEGCALFLLCSSSATLRKLAGQILVAARNLESQQRMPSAAFRYSRISPDRSAMSRVLDSYEHAFSEADIVALEQIPWLSQPDRLRLETLVGTVKKAGNKLIQRIAESEHSRDGTLWLAVLPYFIGKAAETLPSAAHELRSVVGGLVLRLQAHVAVVAGGAMRGTPSRNGGRYASTKTSSDVAVLAEHWRAYHSVLCATLSPPNPNGPPPSTPPIQRSTAKEMIILNQDTINSPGLFTYLTSLLGWEDPRFKDAAVHALGSIRQGMLRPLAEQLLTLARRLMDGTKVGGTSREGTTKKTPNANIWTALAHIFRLISPLVLDTKSSSHLANLSSMIGFVKLTYSLLSDRSVKEDFDLQNLRRSFCVVVENLTNALGKLDSSHRFLGEDMRGAIFKLCTEWCLVGRRPDVAKARESQMLQAAAGGYKGEKDKATYLDNLQNKTKLLSMAAAEAMAGLCQGKLISVSDSSPAQQASEHIVEPLLVLRWIRGMFGSGNASHNVTGKRALFALLKYNWQCERLLDEVLHQSFGEGEQFPLDSSFFGVVADLLSEGLITLPIEQIACLTLSKLGHPVSHIRQRAFQLIEALFVLPEHQIAASKMLPSVGSFSQVIYRKAQTILSSQLAAIYADSSFEFLSECTVRLSQLEAPRRQATLCIISPWAQHLEVVSDTSELEAEQVTRQLKALHNLVYLGVRFGDDYIEEVKGIILSFVGSDSIKSENTTALVKFLFEQGGKRRSPDFVEHAQRIIACLASSPVADSIFEDICNLVEPNAMVALPDADVPPSPMSSLANLDTIMSAPSTKSQTFSTGQLALIFASELLPHRLGDVDLPQKLPALLHAALIQCDHPSSTLREQAQIVLFQVLRAWICDFSRVPSKDAHAIWASAEHQVTSLARTRNTFWQSDDMGGTDVAFLAPTKMTTLVVKILGILLPLQPKVRQHWGELALSWATTCPMRHLACRSFQVLRILSPKVNPRMVSDILARLSSTIGSSSPEIQTFNSEVLRTFASIVQSLSQAEALAYPQIFWCSLACLTTPYETEFSEVIELLSHVLDKTNLSDPAVVQLLNSYRPADWVGPPPYLQSLLLVGLRSSKTAFLTFDLIRRLTSASHDELIDAPNDRLIHGFIAALPWMLHSTDLGEPNEELAGMALDLAEIADQQGQAGFSRLLTSFAKVRFRSKDDFIRQAASLLRDYMPTHALDIVTLLLGFVLNTYDWMREKSMQVLKLVLQSPEARVPLQAHGNELLQPLLRLLTTKHASQALDVLDMPVTATAIATGDNGAMLPGYGEVFGVVEESGWSVPKAKELSTLTRENVRAVFNTCATETRAASAHFSVVQFADMRSFGPNASQVSLDIPASPPTNESMVMDNASIGDLVGTLHNLGHFFEDEDGAAGAAGSTSPPLALLG